From Podospora bellae-mahoneyi strain CBS 112042 chromosome 5, whole genome shotgun sequence:
catcccaaaccccagATGCTAGATGCCGGTTCAGCCTCCGGGGCCACTTCTACCCCACACGAACTGCCATCCACGGGAACCAAGCCAAGACAACAAGACATCACAAGGCGGGGCACAATCACGACGACCGGCCACCATGTGCGCATGACGACTTTTAGAGAAGTGATGTGTTAAAATATACTAATCGTCTCGCTCGACCTTGAGCCTTGATTCTATGGCTATAGCTCGTCGCTTGAATTTCTTcatgaaaaaaaagggagTCAACAAAATAAGAGCCGGTAACTAAAAAGTCCATATAATgatttccccctcccctttcctccaTGTTTCCCGATAATGCGCATTACCCCTTCCCTCTAATACCAAAACAGACAAGAAGCTTGAGACCTAGCTCCCTTCCCAAAGCAATGTTAAACTCCCACCAATGTGTTCCTAACCCATGCCCGCCAAAAAGACCGTTCTCGATGGCTCACACATGGTCAAAAAGATATCGTCCGACGCTGAAGGCAAACACTAATAAACCCCGAAGCCCCGCAAAAGCCCATACCGCCCACCTGGGCTACGCCACCACGAGCCGCTGAAAGGAACAGAAAACAGAATTGCGAAATAAAGGCAGCAAGAGTAGCGCACGGCCATACTGAATGCCGGGTCTAGATTCTCATCCACTCAATCACAAAGTGCTGAAAAGTCGTCGTCGGATATCGCAATGAAAAAGCGCCAAAAGTTGTCGGGCCTCTGTGGTATCTCTGGTGTCTCCATGCGTGACTCTCTGGGTATCTCCACAGGTGACTCCTACTTACGGGAGCTTGGCCCGCTGATTGGCGTCGGATTGCTGAATTCCACATTGAAGATCCATTTCCCTAACACACATTGCTGTTAACTTTGACACTATGCGACGGgcataggtaggtaagtaGGGCCGAGACAAACCTTCTGACAAATTCCGGGCCGTGTCGTCAAGCAAGATGATCCGCCGCTTGTTGCAGTAGGATGTCTTGTCCATGATGTCCACCTTGAGCCTGCTATCCGCAAGCTCAGTTACGGGTTTCTCAAACATCTCAGAAAGAGACTCGACCGCCAACTCCAAGTCCTTTTGGTTGTCCTCAAAAATCGTTGTCAAGTTGTTCCTGGCAAGATAAAAGGCAAACGCGTACGTCCACATGAGCGTCTGTCGACAGGTCTGCAGTGCCATCGAGGCTGCGCTGAGATATTGAACCTCGATCCACGACATGCCCGATTCCTTTTGCAGCTgaaccatcttcttctccgtcttcGCAAAAAGGTCCTTGTCCAGGCGGGCAGACTGTTCGTGGTTGGCGTAGCGGTTGTAGTAATGGAGATAACGCTCCAGAGAGACCCTGGATTTGGCCTGGGCATCACGGGCATCCGTCCCGCTCTTTTCCTCAAACCTGTTGCAATTGTACCAGCTCGTCCCATGCTCCGACCACAGACCCATGCACATCCAACAAAACTCATGCTTGCACTTACGACACGTCATGTGGTTGCAACCTCCGTTTTTTTCGATGGTGCTATTGCATTTGGGACACTCCTTGGTGTTGGCCGAAATCCAATTCGCCGTCTCGCTGTCATCGGCACATTTCTTGAGCCACTTCTTTACCAACTCGCAAGGGGCAGGTTGGTGATCGTTCAGGATGCACCCAAAGCAAAACCGATGGCTGCACGAGCAAGCGACCGTGGGCACGATCCTCGTcaggtccttcttcttgatgccACACTCGATGGCGT
This genomic window contains:
- a CDS encoding hypothetical protein (BUSCO:EOG092627XA; COG:O; EggNog:ENOG503NWFP), translating into MDTDDEFMSTVSSEDDMLPDDSDNDISGDDDFGFDDEPDPDLGIQQDIGQNKRAPYDVSFRVYEPQDIQQQQDVLIDEVNMILNISKEESAILLRHFRWNKERLLEQYMDHREKALEAAGLSQTTSGPPKLEVIPGFCCDICCEDEEGLQSFALKCGHRFCVNCYRHYLGQKIREEGEAARIQCPAEGCNIIIDARSLDLLVTAELTERYHKLLNRTYVEDKETLKWCPAPDCQNAIECGIKKKDLTRIVPTVACSCSHRFCFGCILNDHQPAPCELVKKWLKKCADDSETANWISANTKECPKCNSTIEKNGGCNHMTCRKCKHEFCWMCMGLWSEHGTSWYNCNRFEEKSGTDARDAQAKSRVSLERYLHYYNRYANHEQSARLDKDLFAKTEKKMVQLQKESGMSWIEVQYLSAASMALQTCRQTLMWTYAFAFYLARNNLTTIFEDNQKDLELAVESLSEMFEKPVTELADSRLKVDIMDKTSYCNKRRIILLDDTARNLSEGKWIFNVEFSNPTPISGPSSRK